The following are encoded in a window of Hemiscyllium ocellatum isolate sHemOce1 chromosome 46, sHemOce1.pat.X.cur, whole genome shotgun sequence genomic DNA:
- the zgc:101765 gene encoding uncharacterized oxidoreductase YtbE — MDSVQLNNGVEMPLLGLGTHRLRGYEAVYRALDAALGHGYRSVDTASVYGNEADIGWALAELLPKHGLSRADVFITSKLSPADQGERAEEGALRSVETLGCSYLDLYLIHWPGRQGWKSEDPRNPGCRRRSWEALEGLHERGLFRALGVSNYTEGHLRELLAHCRVPPAVLQVEYHPRLVQSGLLAFCAEHGLHLQAYSSLGTGHLLEEPQVQALASAYGRSPAQVLLRWAVQQGIGVIPKSANTERVAANARLFDFRLAPEDAELLTGLHSDSHYCWDPQAVV, encoded by the coding sequence ATGGACAGTGTGCAGCTCAACAACGGAGTGGAGATGCCTCTGCTAGGCCTCGGCACCCACAGGCTGCGAGGGTACGAGGCCGTGTACCGGGCGCTGGACGCCGCGCTCGGGCACGGTTACCGCTCGGTCGACACGGCCAGCGTGTACGGCAACGAGGCGGACATCGGCTGGGCGCTGGCAGAGCTGCTGCCCAAGCACGGCCTCTCCCGGGCCGACGTCTTCATCACCAGCAAGCTCTCGCCAGCCGATCAGGGGGAGCGGGCCGAAGAGGGCGCCTTACGGAGCGTGGAGACCTTGGGCTGCAGCTACCTGGACCTCTATCTCATCCACTGGCCCGGCCGTCAGGGCTGGAAGAGCGAGGACCCCCGTAACCCGGGGTGCAGGCGCCGCAGCTGGGAGGCGCTGGAGGGTCTTCACGAGAGAGGCCTGTTCCGCGCCCTCGGAGTGTCCAACTACACGGAGGGCCACCTCAGGGAGCTGCTGGCCCATTGCCGGGTGCCGCCGGCCGTGCTGCAGGTGGAGTATCACCCGCGCCTGGTGCAGAGCGGCCTGTTGGCCTTCTGCGCCGAGCACGGCCTCCACCTGCAGGCCTACTCCTCCCTGGGCACAGGGCACCTGCTGGAGGAGCCTCAGGTACAGGCCCTGGCCTCTGCCTACGGCCGCAGCCCCGCCCAGGTGCTGCTGCGCTGGGCTGTGCAGCAGGGCATCGGGGTCATCCCCAAGTCAGCCAATACTGAGCGCGTTGCCGCCAACGCCCGGCTCTTCGACTTCCGCCTGGCCCCGGAGGACGCTGAGCTGCTGACCGGGCTGCACTCTGACAGCCACTACTGCTGGGACCCCCAGGCTGTCGTCTGa